Proteins encoded together in one Impatiens glandulifera chromosome 1, dImpGla2.1, whole genome shotgun sequence window:
- the LOC124921900 gene encoding alternative NAD(P)H-ubiquinone oxidoreductase C1, chloroplastic/mitochondrial codes for MAPVGKSQNIISYAGRLVSLEHKPRPQARGPSPEGREAFRKELSESHFFHRTFPLHVSSYGRTTWNKASRVKANSQFSHSSILTHFSPDPLVVKTVATRFFHSCRRLFHFLLQQRYHPFAVCIRSLIAVFNVQNRINNVVLVGGGTAGQCVGRIPCNSTKFGGGSLLSGRFLRNRLHKLISAVADKDVDAILVTEGEEKTPLRSYSWADKKKPRVCILGGGFGGLYTALRLESLVWPDDRKPQVVLIDQSDRFVFKPMLYELLTGEVDAWEIAPRFLELLAKTGIQFFQDKVKALNPMDRRLGMNDGGGPAGTVQLESGVVIEYDWLVLALGAEANVDVVPGAAEFAIPFTTLENAFKVDEELKVLERKNFGKDSPICVAVVGCGYSGVELAATVSERLKSKGIVKAINVDATILPTAPTGNREAALRILSERKVELLLGYFVRGITKKAVDSNDVEKLILELQPADKGLGRQTVEADLVLWTVGSKAPIPEIGQYELPLNGRGQVETDENLRVKGHSRIFAIGDSSTLRDNDGKLLPSTAQVAFQQADFAGWNLWAAINNRPLLPFRFQNLGEMMTLGMSDAAISPSFIDGLTLEGPIGHTARKIAYLLRLPTDEHRLKVGLSWFTKSAVDTVATLQSNLLKVLSGSS; via the exons ATGGCACCAGTCGGAAAGTCTCAAAATATCATCAGCTACGCGGGGCGTCTTGTTTCATTGGAGCACAAACCCCGACCTCAAGCCAGGGGGCCAAGTCCAGAAGGCAGGGAGGCGTTTAGGAAGGAACTCAGTGAATCGCATTTCTTTCATAGAACCTTCCCCCTTCacg TCTCTAGCTATGGTAGAACAACGTGGAATAAAGCTAGCCGTGTAAAAGccaattctcaattctcacaTTCGTCTATACTTACACACTTCTCTCCAGATCCACTCGTGGTGAAGACCGTGGCAACGCGTTTCTTTCATTCATGTCGTCGTCTGTTTCATTTTCTGCTTCAGCAACGTTATCATCCTTTCGCCGTATGTATTCGATCGTTGATTGCTGTTTTTAATGTTCAGAATCGTATCAATAATGTAGTTCTTGTAGGTGGTGGAACAGCAGGGCAATGTGTTGGTAGAATTCCATGTAATTCTACAAAATTCGGAGGAGGTTCGTTGTTGTCTGGCAGATTTCTGAGAAATAGGTTGCATAAGCTAATTTCAGCTGTAGCAGATAAGGATGTCGACGCGATTCTGGTGACAGAAGGGGAGGAAAAGACTCCTCTTCGATCTTATTCGTGGGCCGATAAGAAG AAACCTAGAGTATGCATACTAGGTGGTGGTTTTGGAGGTCTATACACTGCACTTAGACTTGAATCCCTTGTGTGGCCTGATGATAGAAAGCCACAG GTAGTTCTTATTGATCAATCTGATCGCTTTGTTTTCAAACCAATGCTATACGAGCTTCTCACGGGAG AAGTGGATGCATGGGAAATAGCACCTCGTTTCTTAGAATTGCTTGCTAAAACGGGTATTCAATTTTTCCAAGACAAAGTGAAAGCTTTAAACCCTATGGACAGACGACTGGGAATGAATGACGGTGGTGGTCCTGCAGGAACAGTTCAACTTGAAAGTGGTGTGGTTATTGAATATGACTG GTTGGTTCTTGCTTTGGGAGCTGAAGCAAATGTTGATGTTGTGCCTGGTGCTGCTGAATTTGCCATACCATTTACCACGCTAGAAAATGCATTT AAGGTTGACGAGGAATTAAAAGTATTGGAGCGAAAGAACTTTGGGAAAGATTCTCCAATATGTGTGGCGGTTGTTGGTTGCGGGTACTCAGGAGTTGAGCTAGCTGCGACAGTTTCAGAGAGGCTGAAGAGTAAAGGAATTGTAAAAGCTATAAATGTTGATGCCACCATTTTGCCAACTGCTCCAACTGGCAATAGAGAAGCTGCCTTGAGA ATTCTTTCGGAAAGGAAGGTTGAGTTATTGTTGGGTTACTTTGTTCGGGGTATAACAAAGAAGGCGGTTGATTCGAATGATGTGGAGAAACTGATTCTGGAACTGCAGCCAGCTGATAAAGGGTTGGGAAGACAAACTGTGGAAGCTGATTTGGTTTTGTGGACAGTTGGAAGTAAGGCTCCAATTCCAGAAATAGGACAGTATGAGCTTCCTCTTAACGGGAGAGGACAAGTGGAGACTGATGAGAATCTTCGTGTGAAGGGACATTCACGTATATTTGCAATTGGAGACTCGTCTACTTTGAGAGATAACGACGGGAAACTACTTCCTTCTACAGCTCAg GTTGCTTTCCAGCAAGCTGATTTTGCGGGTTGGAATTTATGGGCTGCTATAAATAACCGCCCTTTGCTTCCATTCag ATTTCAGAACTTGGGTGAGATGATGACACTGGGTATGAGTGATGCCGCAATTTCACCCAGTTTCATAGACGGGCTAACACTAGAAGGGCCGATTGGCCATACGG CTCGGAAAATAGCATACTTGCTTAGACTGCCGACGGATGAGCACCGGCTTAAAGTGGGTTTGAGTTGGTTTACAAAGTCTGCTGTTGATACAGTTGCGACCTTACAAAGTAATCTTCTCAAAGTTCTTTCAGGCTCCTCTTAA
- the LOC124920600 gene encoding filament-like plant protein 3 encodes MDRRSWLWRRKSSEKSPGETESSESLSPMSERFSDEQAFVNSQVQSPELTSKDNNNNTPSEDELRELVRTLGEKLSAAIENIRAKEELVKQHSKVAEEAVLGWENAETEVMNLKQKLELETNKVSTLEDRVGQLDGALKECLRQLRQAKEEQQEQKIHEDFTTKAFEWEFVRSELETQILELQTQLQSYRESTINPESSEITHLKIELQEQYEELEIRTIERDLNAQAAEAASKQNLDSIKKVYKLEAEIRRLKATIRKGALGNDQKSVASSSLYVESFTDSQSDIGERLLALENEKLDDFEATSNHDSWASALIQELDQFKNEKSLNSTGGINLMDDFLEMERLAALPEKQNDKESSLKTEMDALIEQNAELKEKLEKVVMEKTELEIAFAECRDQLKTTLDKSMETEKKVMKLEVELLMAIEATNSIKNIAETKLASAESEIKDLSSKLRALEEKLKKERLISTAVEAKCQKLQDEISRLTSEAEVRNAETKLASAESEIKDLSSKLRALEEKLKKERLISTAIEAKCQKLQDEISRLTSEAEVRNAETKLASAESEIKDLSSKLRALEEKLKKERLISTAVEAKCQKLQDEISRLASETEVRNAENLKRALKIKQDKELEVAVMKFTDCQRTIASLGRQLKSLGTLEDYLIDSSEKVPPAAAAAIQLAGKRSSLTEIAL; translated from the exons ATGGATCGACGGAGTTGGCTATGGAGGAGGAAGTCTTCCGAGAAGAGTCCCGGTGAAACAGAAAGTTCAGAGTCTCTATCTCCTATGTCAGAAAGATTTTCCGATGAGCAG GCATTTGTGAATTCCCAAGTTCAATCGCCTGAATTGACATCCAAGGATAACAACAACAATACGCCTAGTGAGGATGAACTTAGAGAACTGGTGAGGACTTTAGGAGAGAAGCTTTCAGCAGCAATCGAGAATATCAGAGCCAAGGAAGAATTAGTTAAACAGCATTCCAAGGTTGCAGAAGAAGCGGTTTTAGGATGGGAAAATGCTGAAACAGAAGTGATGAATCTAAAGCAAAAACTCGAATTAGAAACTAACAAAGTCTCCACACTTGAAGATAGAGTTGGACAGCTCGATGGAGCCCTTAAAGAATGCTTAAGACAGTTACGTCAAGCTAAAGAAGAACAACAGGAGCAGAAGATACACGAGGATTTCACAACAAAAGCTTTCGAATGGGAATTCGTGAGGTCTGAACTGGAGACCCAGATTCTCGAGCTCCAAACCCAGCTTCAATCTTATCGAGAATCCACAATCAACCCTGAATCGAGTGAAATTACACATCTCAAGATTGAACTCCAAGAACAATACGAAGAACTGGAGATTCGTACAATCGAGAGAGATCTAAATGCACAAGCTGCCGAAGCTGCTAGCAAGCAAAATCTCGACAGCATCAAGAAGGTTTATAAGCTTGAAGCCGAAATTCGCAGGCTAAAAGCTACAATCCGTAAGGGTGCATTAGGAAACGATCAAAAATCCGTCGCTTCCTCCTCTCTCTATGTCGAGTCTTTCACTGACAGTCAATCAGACATCGGGGAGAGGCTGCTGGCATTAGAAAACGAAAAGCTTGATGATTTCGAGGCTACAAGCAATCACGATTCATGGGCATCTGCTCTCATCCAAGAGCTTGATCAGTTTAAGAATGAGAAATCTCTAAATTCAACAGGTGGAATTAATCTTATGGATGATTTTCTCGAAATGGAAAGACTTGCAGCTTTGCCGGAGAAACAAAATGACAAGGAGAGCAGTTTGAAAACCGAAATGGATGCCCTGATTGAACAAAATGCTGAATTGAAAGAAAAGTTAGAGAAGGTAGTTATGGAGAAAACAGAACTGGAGATTGCTTTTGCTGAATGCCGTGATCAGCTTAAGACAACACTGGATAAGTCCATGGAAACAGAGAAGAAGGTTATGAAGCTTGAAGTTGAGTTATTAATGGCAATTGAAGCAACCAACTCGATAAAAAACATAGCAGAGACAAAACTTGCGTCTGCTGAGTCCGAGATCAAAGACTTATCTTCCAAATTGCGTGCTTTGGAAGAAAAGCTTAAGAAGGAGCGTTTGATATCGACAGCAGTAGAAGCAAAATGTCAGAAACTGCAAGACGAAATATCGAGGTTGACAAGCGAGGCGGAGGTGAGAAATGCAGAGACAAAACTTGCGTCTGCTGAGTCCGAGATCAAAGACTTATCTTCCAAATTGCGCGCTTTGGAAGAAAAGCTTAAGAAGGAGCGTTTGATATCGACAGCAATAGAAGCAAAATGTCAAAAACTGCAAGACGAAATATCGAGGTTGACAAGCGAGGCGGAGGTGAGAAATGCAGAGACAAAACTTGCGTCTGCTGAGTCCGAGATCAAAGACTTATCTTCAAAACTGCGTGCTTTGGAAGAAAAGCTTAAGAAGGAGCGTTTGATATCGACAGCAGTAGAAGCGAAATGTCAGAAACTACAAGACGAAATATCGAGGTTGGCAAGCGAGACGGAGGTGAGAAATGCAGAGAATTTGAAACGAGCATTGAAAATAAAACAG GACAAGGAGCTTGAAGTTGCAGTGATGAAGTTTACAGATTGCCAAAGAACAATCGCTTCGCTCGGGCGTCAACTAAAGTCACTcgggacattggaagattacCTAATAGATTCGTCGGAAAAGGTTCCTccggctgctgctgctgctatACAATTAGCAGGAAAAAGGTCTTCCTTAACCGAAATTGCATTGtag